One Drosophila virilis strain 15010-1051.87 chromosome 5, Dvir_AGI_RSII-ME, whole genome shotgun sequence DNA window includes the following coding sequences:
- the LOC6636415 gene encoding epimerase family protein SDR39U1 isoform X2, which yields MPGPKRITWHELEKQGIPSSVSSVVNTTGQNVLDPTRRWTPGFQQNVWNSRVNSSKTLSNAIEAAPQVKSFVNLCGVSLYRPSATKTYTEEDHGESYDYMSRLCLAWEEAARSADAGDKACKCSIVRTGAVVGRDGGMIKSIWLPFKLGLGGPMGAGQQIMPWIHMHDLCSLIQHLIEKCETGVFNGVAPEIVSNKGFSQAFASALNRPCLFPVPEFVVHAIFGKERAALLLSGAKIQPKRTIASGYQFKYPDVKSAVAEVVGK from the exons ATGCCTGGACCGAAACGCATTACCTGGCATGAGCTGGAGAAGCAGGGTATACCCAGCAGTGTTAGTTCCGTGGTAAATACCACCGGTCAGAATGTGCTGGATCCGACAAGACGCTGGACGCCCGGCTTCCAGCAGAACGTTTGGAATTCGCGCGTCAACTCGTCCAAGACGCTAAGTAATGCCATCGAAGCAGCGCCACAGGTCAAGTCCTTTGTGAATCTATGTGGCGTCAGCCTGTACCGACCCTCGGCTACCAAGACCTACACCGAGGAGGACCACGGCGAGAGCTACGACTACATGTCGCGCCTGTGCCTGGCCTGGGAGGAGGCAGCACGCTCCGCTGACGCCGGAGACAAGGCCTGCAAGTGT AGCATAGTGCGCACTGGCGCAGTTGTGGGACGTGATGGCGGCATGATCAAAtccatatggctgccattcaAGCTTGGCCTGGGCGGTCCAATGGGCGCCGGACAGCAGATTATGCCCTGGATACACATGCACGACCTGTGCAGCCTGATCCAGCATCTTATTGAGAAATGCGAGACGGGCGTCTTCAATGGCGTCGCTCCAGAGATAGTCAGCAACAAGGGCTTCTCGCAG GCATTCGCCAGTGCGCTGAATCGTCCCTGTCTATTCCCAGTGCCCGAGTTTGTTGTCCATGCCATCTTTGGCAAGGAGCGTGCCGCGCTCCTCTTGAGCGGCGCCAAAATACAGCCCAAGCGAACGATCGCCTCCGGCTACCAGTTCAAGTATCCGGATGTCAAGTCTGCGGTGGCCGAGGTAGTCGGCAAATAG
- the LOC6636314 gene encoding adenylate cyclase, terminal-differentiation specific isoform X3 — translation MEGSFTEGRQKRTALWLHCTRQLQRLGFRYSAAKVQKKWHNILITYNKNLNKKYVSGYVHWEFFEEMFKYLQGKKADFDMQLQPAGAAVQAQPQPPQSQQQQQTQLQLQPQQELLQYQKPATPQLQDTQPYITPVDQVLLQPQVQLDSKSNDEFDEDSNSLSEVRQPKLEYDADQTGSTTQERENDSSEMAMAPSGKLYEQHAPPPAPSDDGWWKDYFERKLDVEREKMELQRSLQREQVQIQKMSLVQQERIERMKIDAINSLTATLQKLVEAKCRRA, via the coding sequence ATGGAGGGCAGCTTCACGGAGGGCAGACAGAAGCGTACGGCGCTCTGGCTGCACTGCACCCGCCAGCTGCAGCGCCTGGGCTTTCGGTATAGCGCCGCCAAGGTGCAAAAGAAGTGGCACAACATACTCATCACCTACAACAAGAATCTGAACAAGAAGTATGTCTCCGGCTATGTGCACTGGGAGTTCTTCGAGGAGATGTTCAAGTACTTGCAGGGCAAGAAGGCCGACTTTGatatgcagctgcagccggcGGGAGCCGCGGTGCaggcacagccacagccaccacagtcgcagcagcagcaacaaacccagctgcagctgcaaccgcaacaggagctgctgcagTACCAGAAGCCAGCGACGCCCCAATTGCAGGACACACAGCCCTACATAACGCCCGTGGATCaggtgctgctgcagccgcaggTGCAGCTGGACAGCAAGTCGAACGACGAGTTCGACGAGGACAGCAACAGCCTGTCCGAGGTGCGTCAGCCCAAGCTCGAGTACGATGCGGACCAGACAGGCAGCACCACCCAGGAGCGGGAGAACGACAGCAGCGAGATGGCGATGGCGCCCAGCGGCAAGTTGTACGAGCAGCAtgcgccgccgccggcgccgtCGGACGATGGTTGGTGGAAGGATTACTTCGAGCGCAAGCTGGACGTGGAGCGCGAGAAGATGGAGCTGCAGCGCAGTTTGCAGCGCGAACAGGTGCAGATCCAGAAAATGTCCCTCGTCCAGCAGGAGCGCATCGAGCGCATGAAAATCGATGCCATCAACAGCCTGACCGCCACCTTGCAGAAGCTCGTCGAGGCCAAGTGCCGGCGCGCCTAG
- the Obp49a gene encoding general odorant-binding protein 67, whose product MLSKYQQLLLVIVGLCLSVAHADVDCSQRPKFVNPMTCCPMPEFVTAELKEKCQQYNITPPSPPPMSTEQQSGEGRRPHPHHHFLPPCFVSCVFNETGIYEDNSLDADKLKDYLSIVFKDSEDLQTVASDAFTTCAAKVDERQDKMGNRPRPSPPPGMPLCPHKPAFLLGCVFKNMMKNCPASVWTDTQECNETREFFKSCKPPHRRQATAA is encoded by the exons ATGTTATCGAAGTATCAGCAATTATTGCTCGTCATTGTCGGGCTGTGTTTG AGCGTGGCCCATGCCGACGTTGACTGCAGCCAACGGCCCAAGTTTGTGAATCCCATGACATGCTGTCCCATGCCCGAGTTTGTCACAGCCGAGCTGAAGGAGAAATGCCAGCAGTATAATATAACGCCACCGTCGCCGCCGCCCATGTCCACGGAGCAGCAGAGCGGCGAGGGCAGGCGTCCGCATCCCCATCATCATTTCCTGCCACCC TGTTTCGTGTCGTGCGTCTTTAATGAGACTGGCATCTACGAGGACAACAGCCTGGATGCGGACAAGCTGAAGGACTATCTGAGCATTGTTTTCAAGGACAGCGAGGATTTGCAGACTGTGGCCAGCGACGCATTTACCACCTGTGCCGCCAAAGTCGACGAGCGGCAGGATAAGATGGGCAATCGTCCGCGTCCCTCACCACCGCCCGGCATGCCACTGTGCCCGCACAAGCCAGCCTTCCTGCTGGGCTGCGTCTTCAAGAACATGATGAAGAACTGCCCGGCCTCCGTGTGGACCGATACCCAGGAGTGCAACGAGACTCGCGAGTTCTTCAAGAGCTGCAAGCCTCCACATCGCCGTCAGGCAACTGCGGCTTGa
- the LOC6636415 gene encoding epimerase family protein SDR39U1 isoform X1, with product MSKHTLIGGGTGFIGSHLAKHLAKKGYEITVVSRMPGPKRITWHELEKQGIPSSVSSVVNTTGQNVLDPTRRWTPGFQQNVWNSRVNSSKTLSNAIEAAPQVKSFVNLCGVSLYRPSATKTYTEEDHGESYDYMSRLCLAWEEAARSADAGDKACKCSIVRTGAVVGRDGGMIKSIWLPFKLGLGGPMGAGQQIMPWIHMHDLCSLIQHLIEKCETGVFNGVAPEIVSNKGFSQAFASALNRPCLFPVPEFVVHAIFGKERAALLLSGAKIQPKRTIASGYQFKYPDVKSAVAEVVGK from the exons ATGTCAAAGCATACTTTAATAG GTGGCGGCACCGGTTTCATTGGCAGCCATCTGGCCAAGCACCTGGCCAAGAAGGGCTATGAGATCACCGTCGTTTCGCGGATGCCTGGACCGAAACGCATTACCTGGCATGAGCTGGAGAAGCAGGGTATACCCAGCAGTGTTAGTTCCGTGGTAAATACCACCGGTCAGAATGTGCTGGATCCGACAAGACGCTGGACGCCCGGCTTCCAGCAGAACGTTTGGAATTCGCGCGTCAACTCGTCCAAGACGCTAAGTAATGCCATCGAAGCAGCGCCACAGGTCAAGTCCTTTGTGAATCTATGTGGCGTCAGCCTGTACCGACCCTCGGCTACCAAGACCTACACCGAGGAGGACCACGGCGAGAGCTACGACTACATGTCGCGCCTGTGCCTGGCCTGGGAGGAGGCAGCACGCTCCGCTGACGCCGGAGACAAGGCCTGCAAGTGT AGCATAGTGCGCACTGGCGCAGTTGTGGGACGTGATGGCGGCATGATCAAAtccatatggctgccattcaAGCTTGGCCTGGGCGGTCCAATGGGCGCCGGACAGCAGATTATGCCCTGGATACACATGCACGACCTGTGCAGCCTGATCCAGCATCTTATTGAGAAATGCGAGACGGGCGTCTTCAATGGCGTCGCTCCAGAGATAGTCAGCAACAAGGGCTTCTCGCAG GCATTCGCCAGTGCGCTGAATCGTCCCTGTCTATTCCCAGTGCCCGAGTTTGTTGTCCATGCCATCTTTGGCAAGGAGCGTGCCGCGCTCCTCTTGAGCGGCGCCAAAATACAGCCCAAGCGAACGATCGCCTCCGGCTACCAGTTCAAGTATCCGGATGTCAAGTCTGCGGTGGCCGAGGTAGTCGGCAAATAG
- the LOC6636314 gene encoding adenylate cyclase, terminal-differentiation specific isoform X1 — protein MAQIMLNGANAANMANNNGSVEENEPYPISDDELDDLDDDCLLEETELSGGVNSIGRGPYERAWTTEATRALIHIRGPMEGSFTEGRQKRTALWLHCTRQLQRLGFRYSAAKVQKKWHNILITYNKNLNKKYVSGYVHWEFFEEMFKYLQGKKADFDMQLQPAGAAVQAQPQPPQSQQQQQTQLQLQPQQELLQYQKPATPQLQDTQPYITPVDQVLLQPQVQLDSKSNDEFDEDSNSLSEVRQPKLEYDADQTGSTTQERENDSSEMAMAPSGKLYEQHAPPPAPSDDGWWKDYFERKLDVEREKMELQRSLQREQVQIQKMSLVQQERIERMKIDAINSLTATLQKLVEAKCRRA, from the exons atggcaCAAATCATGCTAAATGGTGCGAATGCGGCGAATATGGCAAATAATAATGGCAGCGTTGAGGAGAATGAAC cttaTCCAATCAGCGACGATGAGCTGGACGACCTGGACGACGACTGCCTGCTGGAGGAGACGGAGCTGTCGGGCGGTGTGAACAGCATTGGACGCGGTCCGTACGAGCGCGCCTGGACAACGGAGGCGACACGCGCCCTCATACACATACGCGGCCCCATGGAGGGCAGCTTCACGGAGGGCAGACAGAAGCGTACGGCGCTCTGGCTGCACTGCACCCGCCAGCTGCAGCGCCTGGGCTTTCGGTATAGCGCCGCCAAGGTGCAAAAGAAGTGGCACAACATACTCATCACCTACAACAAGAATCTGAACAAGAAGTATGTCTCCGGCTATGTGCACTGGGAGTTCTTCGAGGAGATGTTCAAGTACTTGCAGGGCAAGAAGGCCGACTTTGatatgcagctgcagccggcGGGAGCCGCGGTGCaggcacagccacagccaccacagtcgcagcagcagcaacaaacccagctgcagctgcaaccgcaacaggagctgctgcagTACCAGAAGCCAGCGACGCCCCAATTGCAGGACACACAGCCCTACATAACGCCCGTGGATCaggtgctgctgcagccgcaggTGCAGCTGGACAGCAAGTCGAACGACGAGTTCGACGAGGACAGCAACAGCCTGTCCGAGGTGCGTCAGCCCAAGCTCGAGTACGATGCGGACCAGACAGGCAGCACCACCCAGGAGCGGGAGAACGACAGCAGCGAGATGGCGATGGCGCCCAGCGGCAAGTTGTACGAGCAGCAtgcgccgccgccggcgccgtCGGACGATGGTTGGTGGAAGGATTACTTCGAGCGCAAGCTGGACGTGGAGCGCGAGAAGATGGAGCTGCAGCGCAGTTTGCAGCGCGAACAGGTGCAGATCCAGAAAATGTCCCTCGTCCAGCAGGAGCGCATCGAGCGCATGAAAATCGATGCCATCAACAGCCTGACCGCCACCTTGCAGAAGCTCGTCGAGGCCAAGTGCCGGCGCGCCTAG
- the wuc gene encoding uncharacterized protein wuc — protein MEVDKAETEAEPASASSNEESDDDADADADVEESPRGRKSVSSIIAEMAIKNEQEAASSSARTQKEDEQKRMELSNLSPAAMAAYIRELEAELYELSQREARELSRSKHLRIFGNTRRRSSK, from the exons ATGGAGGTCGATAAGGCAGAGACTGAGGCGGAGCCGGCATCAGCATCATCCAACGAGGAGAGTGACGACGATGCGGACGCCGATGCGGATGTGGAGGAGAGTCCACGCGGACGCAAAAGTGTCAGCTCCATAATCGCCGAAATGGCCATCAAGAACGAACAGGAGGCGGCCAGCAGCAGTGCCCGCACCCAAAAGGAGGACGAACAAAAGCGAATGG AGCTGTCCAATCTATCGCCGGCGGCAATGGCCGCCTACATACGTGAGCTGGAAGCGGAGCTCTACGAGCTGAGCCAACGCGAGGCCCGAGAGCTCTCGCGCAGCAAGCACCTGCGCATCTTTGGCAACACACGCAGACGCTCCAGCAAGTAG
- the LOC6636313 gene encoding uncharacterized protein has product MASVERELTHFAEQCRKQRFSEAEMRSICQPLAWHVRLGQLRWWTQWLLLPGLLVYLLWSYCDTCAWTASALGRLLLIQLLPYWNWTPYYNAKCLIERGAAEQRLKPKILGKHETLWENCALCEQLERIPIASNVSYSLLEAQYLERGLPVIVTDCQQHLELDDLLLQLLDGPPELLASEPCDVSSNLMLRQLFNLDAALQKIPATAAWHLQFRNCESSAVKASRLYAGKPYYYPLHLEPYYSSWLLMAHQQQRPLTEIHVRGLIFVQQLSGHFEWRLRPKQPCDEGICPNLSLRLTAGEGLVYATDLWRLSYGLQQPNVSHSSIATVFEVNWQL; this is encoded by the exons ATGGCGAGCGTTGAGCGGGAGTTGACGCATTTTGCGGAGCAGTGCCGGAAGCAGCGGTTCAGTGAGGCGGAAATGCGCAGCATATGCCAGCCCCTGGCCTGGCATGTGCGCCTGGGGCAGCTGAGATGGTGGACGCAGTGGCTCCTGCTGCCCGGACTGCTGGTTTATTTGCTGTGGAGCTACTGCGACACGTGCGCCTGGACGGCCAGCGCCTTAGGGCGTCTGCTGCTCATACAACTGCTGCCCTATTGGAACTGGACGCCCTACTACAATGCCAAGTGCCTGATCGAGCGCGGCGCAGCGGAGCAGCGATTGAAGCCAAAAATCCTGGGCAAGCACGAGACGCTCTGGGAGAACTGTGCCCTGTGCGAGCAGCTGG AGCGCATACCCATTGCCTCGAATGTCAGCTATTCCCTGCTGGAGGCGCAATATCTGGAGCGCGGCCTGCCCGTCATAGTTACCGATTGCCAGCAGCACCTGGAGCTGGATgatctgctgctgcagctgctggacgGACCGCCCGAGCTGCTCGCCAGCGAACCCTGTGATGTGTCCAGCAATTTGATGCTGAGGCAGTTGTTTAATCTGGATGCTGCCTTGCAGAAGATTCCCGCAACTGCCGCCTGGCATCTGCAGTTTCGGAACTGTGAGTCCAGCGCCGTGAAAGCCTCACGCCTCTATGCTGGCAAACCCTACTACTATCCCTTGCATTTGGAGCCCTACTACTCCAGCTGGCTGCTGATGgcccatcagcagcagcggcccCTAACCGAGATCCATGTGCGCGGCCTCATCTTTGTGCAGCAGCTGAGCGGCCACTTCGAGTGGCGGCTGCGTCCGAAGCAGCCTTGCGACGAGGGCATCTGCCCCAATCTCAGCTTGCGTCTGACTGCCGGCGAGGGCTTGGTCTACGCCACAGATCTGTGGCGCCTCAGCTACGGCCTGCAGCAGCCCAACGTGAGCCACAGCTCGATAGCCACAGTCTTCGAGGTCAACTGGCAGTTGTAG
- the LOC6636314 gene encoding adenylate cyclase, terminal-differentiation specific isoform X2 codes for MCILKAYPISDDELDDLDDDCLLEETELSGGVNSIGRGPYERAWTTEATRALIHIRGPMEGSFTEGRQKRTALWLHCTRQLQRLGFRYSAAKVQKKWHNILITYNKNLNKKYVSGYVHWEFFEEMFKYLQGKKADFDMQLQPAGAAVQAQPQPPQSQQQQQTQLQLQPQQELLQYQKPATPQLQDTQPYITPVDQVLLQPQVQLDSKSNDEFDEDSNSLSEVRQPKLEYDADQTGSTTQERENDSSEMAMAPSGKLYEQHAPPPAPSDDGWWKDYFERKLDVEREKMELQRSLQREQVQIQKMSLVQQERIERMKIDAINSLTATLQKLVEAKCRRA; via the exons ATGTGCATTTTAAAAG cttaTCCAATCAGCGACGATGAGCTGGACGACCTGGACGACGACTGCCTGCTGGAGGAGACGGAGCTGTCGGGCGGTGTGAACAGCATTGGACGCGGTCCGTACGAGCGCGCCTGGACAACGGAGGCGACACGCGCCCTCATACACATACGCGGCCCCATGGAGGGCAGCTTCACGGAGGGCAGACAGAAGCGTACGGCGCTCTGGCTGCACTGCACCCGCCAGCTGCAGCGCCTGGGCTTTCGGTATAGCGCCGCCAAGGTGCAAAAGAAGTGGCACAACATACTCATCACCTACAACAAGAATCTGAACAAGAAGTATGTCTCCGGCTATGTGCACTGGGAGTTCTTCGAGGAGATGTTCAAGTACTTGCAGGGCAAGAAGGCCGACTTTGatatgcagctgcagccggcGGGAGCCGCGGTGCaggcacagccacagccaccacagtcgcagcagcagcaacaaacccagctgcagctgcaaccgcaacaggagctgctgcagTACCAGAAGCCAGCGACGCCCCAATTGCAGGACACACAGCCCTACATAACGCCCGTGGATCaggtgctgctgcagccgcaggTGCAGCTGGACAGCAAGTCGAACGACGAGTTCGACGAGGACAGCAACAGCCTGTCCGAGGTGCGTCAGCCCAAGCTCGAGTACGATGCGGACCAGACAGGCAGCACCACCCAGGAGCGGGAGAACGACAGCAGCGAGATGGCGATGGCGCCCAGCGGCAAGTTGTACGAGCAGCAtgcgccgccgccggcgccgtCGGACGATGGTTGGTGGAAGGATTACTTCGAGCGCAAGCTGGACGTGGAGCGCGAGAAGATGGAGCTGCAGCGCAGTTTGCAGCGCGAACAGGTGCAGATCCAGAAAATGTCCCTCGTCCAGCAGGAGCGCATCGAGCGCATGAAAATCGATGCCATCAACAGCCTGACCGCCACCTTGCAGAAGCTCGTCGAGGCCAAGTGCCGGCGCGCCTAG